In Oncorhynchus gorbuscha isolate QuinsamMale2020 ecotype Even-year linkage group LG02, OgorEven_v1.0, whole genome shotgun sequence, a single genomic region encodes these proteins:
- the LOC123992618 gene encoding leucine-rich repeat-containing protein 4-like — MSPVGQVSLQPTWNAVLLTLLALTMVPALSLYQPVGLGAPSNPQNCPAVCSCTNQLAKVVCTRRGLVRVPPGIPTNTRYLNLMENSIETIQADTFRHLHHLEVLQLGRNAIRQIEVGAFNGLTSLNTLELFDNRLTGIPSGAFEYLSKLRELWLRNNPIESIPSYAFNRVPSLMRLDLGELRRLDYISDGAFEGLQNLKYLNLGMCNLMEMPVLSPLTGLEELEMSENTFPEMKPGSFRGLCSLRKLWIMNSGITVIERNAFDDITALVELNLAHNNLSSLPHDLFAPLQYLVELHLHHNPWRCDCDVVWLSWWLREYIPTNSTCCGRCHSPAHMRGRYLVEVDQTTFQCSAPFILDAPRDLNISAERVAELKCRTASMSSVRWLLPNGTVLTHGSAHPRISVLNDGTLNFSNVLPSDTGVYTCMVTNMAGNSNASAYLNVSNAELNTSNLSYFTTLTVEVLEPTVEEIPKPKPTIPASPSVFQPVFISTPTVLLQNTQTPRQISLPTARGPIHPPPSLDEVMKTTKIIIGCFVAVTLLAAAMLIAFYKLRKQHQQRSTVAAARTIEIIQMDEELPQVPSARSGSSGSEETGLALPMLLEHNSTVFNKEYISSSSSSSHRDRDRHRDRDRDRAAYGAHWTHNNLGNSLHRSSSRQYYQQHHSLISTIAEPYVIKPTHTKEKVQETQI; from the coding sequence ATGAGTCCTGTGGGCCAGGTTTCTCTGCAGCCCACCTGGAACGCAGTCCTGCTCACCCTGCTAGCCCTCACCATGGTGCCAGCTCTCAGTTTGTACCAGCCTGTCGGCCTGGGTGCTCCCTCTAACCCCCAGAACTGCCCGGCGGTGTGCTCCTGCACCAACCAGCTTGCTAAGGTGGTGTGTACGCGCCGTGGCCTGGTCAGGGTGCCCCCCGGGATCCCCACCAACACCAGGTACCTCAACCTGATGGAAAACAGCATCGAGACCATCCAAGCTGACACCTTCAGACACCTACACCATCTTGAGGTGCTGCAGCTGGGCAGGAACGCCATCAGGCAGATTGAGGTGGGGGCCTTCAATGGCCTGACCAGCCTCAATACCCTGGAGCTGTTTGACAACAGACTGACGGGGATCCCCAGCGGGGCCTTTGAGTACCTGTCCAAGCTGAGGGAGCTGTGGCTGAGGAACAACCCCATCGAGAGCATCCCGTCCTATGCTTTCAACAGGGTGCCCTCTCTGATGAGGCTAGACCTGGGCGAGCTCAGGAGGCTGGATTACATCTCTGATGGGGCATTTGAGGGCCTGCAGAACCTCAAGTACCTGAATCTGGGGATGTGTAACCTTATGGAGATGCCTGTCCTGTCACCCCTGACAGGCCTGGAGGAGCTGGAGATGTCTGAGAACACTTTCCCTGAGATGAAGCCTGGCTCGTTCCGTGGCCTGTGCTCCCTACGGAAACTCTGGATTATGAACTCTGGGATCACCGTGATTGAGAGGAACGCTTTCGATGACATTACGGCGCTGGTGGAGCTGAATCTAGCCCATAATAATCTGTCGTCTCTCCCCCATGACCTCTTTGCCCCGCTGCAGTACCTGGTGGAACTTCATCTCCACCACAACCCCTGGAGGTGTGACTGTGATGTGGTCTGGCTGTCCTGGTGGCTCAGGGAGTACATCCCCACTAACTCCACCTGCTGCGGCCGCTGCCACTCCCCTGCCCACATGAGAGGACGATACCTGGTGGAGGTGGACCAGACCACATTCCAGTGCTCTGCTCCCTTCATCCTGGATGCTCCCAGGGACCTCAACATCTCTGCAGAGAGAGTGGCTGAACTCAAGTGTCGCACAGCCTCCATGTCATCGGTCCGATGGCTGCTTCCTAATGGGACCGTTCTGACCCATGGCTCGGCTCACCCTCGGATTTCTGTCCTTAACGACGGAACACTCAACTTCTCCAACGTTCTGCCATCGGACACAGGCGTCTACACCTGTATGGTGACTAACATGGCGGGTAACTCCAATGCCTCGGCCTACCTGAATGTCAGCAATGCCGAACTCAACACCTCCAACCTTTCCTATTTCACTACACTGACTGTGGAGGTGCTGGAGCCCACCGTAGAGGAGATCCCCAAACCCAAACCCACCATCCCAGCCTCGCCCTCCGTGTTCCAGCCCGTCTTCATCTCCACACCCACTGTGTTGCTCCAGAACACCCAGACCCCCCGCCAGATATCTCTCCCCACGGCCCGTggccccatccaccctccccccaGCCTGGATGAGGTCATGAAGACAACCAAGATCATCATTGGCTGCTTCGTTGCGGTGACACTCCTGGCTGCTGCCATGTTGATTGCCTTCTACAAGCTGCGTAAGCAGCACCAGCAGCGGAGCACGGTGGCAGCGGCACGGACCATTGAGATCATCCAGATGGACGAGGAACTTCCCCAGGTTCCATCAGCCAGATCAGGTTCTAGTGGGTCTGAGGAGACTGGGCTGGCTCTGCCCATGTTACTGGAACACAACAGCACCGTCTTCAATAAGGAATACATCTCGTCGTCCTCATCATCCTcccacagagacagggacagacacagagacagggacagggacagagctgCCTACGGGGCTCACTGGACCCATAACAACCTGGGAAACTCCCTGCATCGCTCCTCCAGCCGCCAGTATTATCAGCAGCACCACAGCCTCATCAGCACCATCGCAGAGCCGTACGTCATTAAGCCAACTCACACCAAGGAGAAGGTCCAAGAGACCCAGATCTAG